The genomic stretch ATAATTCCGTCATGTGAATATTCACTAAGCCGAAGTGGATTCCTGAAATAAGCTCGAGTTCCTTCTCTTTCAAGGTAAAGGAGCTCTTTGCTCAGTTATGCGATAAATACGCGCTGTTACTTTTGGTAGCTTTGCGTTCAATATGATTCTGtgaaatgacaattcaaaagtgatttCATAAGTCGATTAGATCGACGTATATATGGTTTTGATtatgtaactatatatattattgtatagtgacttattttatgtagttgtgtaattatattaatagtatatttgtTGTTAAGTGGTGCGGTGGGCGCGGCGGCACAATGGACGACGGAGGCAGCAACAAGCAGCGTCAAGCCACGCGAGTCTTCAAGAAGAGCTCGCCGAACGGcaaggtataatataatattatatattcaaagatatttaatgaaaatgttcGCACTATATATACACTTTTATCACCTAAATAGCCTAATCAATCAGAGAATGagaatagtataatataataattattagttatattatatagatttatatattccATGGCTTCATACTTACTAAGAAATCGCAAGCTCTACtataatatacactaaaaataattctcgataaatatatctttatttataaaagtatcgGATAAGTTCCAATCACAACGTCGCCGATATTCAAAGCGCCATTTTTTCGCGGATCCATAAAGCTATCAAATAATATCACATCATGAATAGATTATCTAAGATCTCGACCAATGATTCCGCGTCGATTCAATTTCgaagttgtttatttgtctttattccTTGTGTGATCGGCTAACCGATTATATTTATCgaggttaattatatttgacttaaatttgtaataaagaattgggattaataaaaaaaatcaagattcTTTACCCTATGATTTACGATGtataataatactagtagtcgcccgtggcttcccTCGAGTTTTAGGGGTTGATTTGTCAtgtgttatgaaaaaaagtagcctaagtcctttcttgaagatcaagtttgcttcattcaaatttcatcaaattcgtttcagcgatttggtcgtgaaagatcgacagacagacagacaggcaaacagacagacagtgttactttcacattcttttataatataaatatataatatagataatctATTTGATAAAAGTGTTTTCAAGTATTTATAGTGTGTCTCGTTCTCATTTAAAcggtatttataaaaacatttgaaaaagaaTGTCTTGAAGACATAGAATACGAAACGTTTAATGACAAAGTGGAGGAATATAAAGGCAGCTGATGTTATCAGATCGTTCCGGACAGGAGATTAGTCGCTGCAAACTCGAAACAGGATTGAAACATTTTCTCAGTGGCTATTAAAacttatgtatttatgttttaaatcaaacaATATCTAAAATAACTCAGTGATATACGTTTAAGATAGCAGGTTCAAGCCCGTTCAGCGTAGTGGTAAAAGCTCCAACAATTATACCCAAATGGATTTCGGTAGTAGGacaatctttaatttatatctatacatataatgtgtCTGatcgtaataataaaataagaacttTTTACCATATGTacttatacacggtacataaaccaaaataacatttttttcggCCTggaacggctaaaccgattttgacggctcttaactttaactttttcgttaaattcaaacgcgctcAAAGTCGGAAACTAATTAACTCGGAACGCCTTGTAACTaactatattcaaaaatataatttcatttaaaaagtaatacttcaaaatgtattttcttttgtttcagatAACTGTATATTTAGGGAAAAGAGACTTCGTAGACCATATCACACATGTAGACCCAATTGGTAAGAATTGATGTTCCTGTAATAATGTGGAGTGTGACatgaaaaaataacattgtaatGAAAGTTTCCGATTTCGTTATAGACGGAGTGGTCTTAATCGACCCGGAGTATGTAAAGGATAGGAAAGTGTTCGGGCACGTGCTCGCCGCCTTCAGGTACGGCCGGGAGGACCTCGACGTACTCGGGCTCACATTCCGCAAAGACCTCTACCTCGCAGCCGAACAGGTAACATTTAAGTACGGCATAAAAATACGGTACGACGATGTCGCTTCGCTTCGAGTGTGCGATGTAattaaaaaagggttatttgtattatttctcTTATAAAGGGATTGTGTATTTCACCGCAAAACATCAATTTTGTATGGCTGTGTTGTGTTGTGTTATGTGTGAGTGAGTGAGCTAATGTAAGTACAAGTACAAATAACAGCCAtttcaaaaagtaaaaagtcgtctaaaaattaatatgtatttcaattacATTGTTTAAGACATGAATAGGTTGGACTATTATCGTTACACCGACTTTCTTTTGTTGAACAATTGGTGCGTCGGTGGAACGTAATCGTTGCACCTTAGGAGAGAGATCCTTGAACTTGAATCTACCGCCAGGGTCTTATGAGTAATCTCTTTACAGATATACCCACCGACGAGCACTCCGAAGCGACCGCTCACCCGGCTGCAAGAGCGTCTCGTGCGCAAGCTCGGCCCAGCAGCTCACCCCTTCTACTTCGAGCTGCCGCCGCACTGCCCCGCCTCCGTCACGCTGCAGCCCGCCCCCGGGGACACCGGCAAGCCCTGTGGAGTCGACTATGAACTAAAGGCATTCGTAGCAGATTCGCAAGATGATAAGCCTCACAAGAGGTAAGgcactatttaattaatataattatgccaAACTATTTGGGTCtaaatttttttgcaattaagtattaaacataatgtttaaatacaatACTCAAAGTTCATTTCAGTTCATTTGTTCAAAGCCTTTTATTAATCAGAATAACATTTCAAGTTACTTAAATGCGCTCGGAcactgattttaaatttatgtatataagaaaTGCCCGTCATGTGTAACattcttaaagtaataaataataaattaataattttcagaAATTCAGTCCGTCTGGCGATCAGGAAGATAATGTACGCGCCGAGCAAGCAAGGGGAGCAGCCGTCCGTGGAGGTGTCGAAGGAGTTTATGATGAGCCCTAACAAATTGTACCTGGAAGCATCTTTAGATAAGGTAAACTCAACAAAGCCAAGCCCATAAGTGTTCCACTACTAACTAGGACCCTCTTCGCCCagaatattgtttctttttagcGCAACTTGGCGAGTATGGCTACATTTCTCTCAATTTCTCAAACtccaaataaaaatctaatagttgttcttttttttatggtataggttggcggaggagcatatgggccacctgatggtaagtggtcacgatcgcccatagacaatgacgctgtaagaaatattaactattccttacatcgtcaatgtgccaccaaccttgggaactaagatgttatgtcccttgtgcctgtagttacactggctcacacacccttcaaaccggaacacaacaatactgagtactgttgtttggcggtagaataactgatgagtgggtggtacctacccagacgggcttgcacaaacacATAAAACATGGTAACTCTTCTCGCCAAAACTCTAAAAACAGCTTCGTTATAGAATATCAGGTCGGATTTGTGAAACTCTCTTATCGATGTTAATTTTTGACTTCGTTGCAGGAATTATATCACCACGGCGAGAACATCGCTGTGAACGTGCACATAGCGAACAATTCGAATCGCTCCGTGAAGCGCATAAAGGTTTCGGTGCGTCAATTCGCCGACATCTGCCTCTTCTCCACCGCGCAGTACAAGTGCACCGTCGCCGAGGCGGAGAGCGAGTGAGTAATGCACTCTACACACCCAACTAGCACTCATAACCACATTATATACATCAGCATTCACAATCAGGGTATCTTTATCTATAATTGATACTCGTATTCAATCGACATATCTATCTCAACAAGTGCGTTTGTAGATTGTTTTTCGCAACATATATGAAAAGATATTGTCGACGATATAAAAAAGAACATCCAGATTTATGCCAACGAAAGGGTAATTAAtatgtcaataatataatttcggtTTCCCACAGTCGAGTATAAAGTAAAGAGCTATATAATCCCCATTGTGAAACATTATCTCGGAGTACTAGTTGTACAGGCGCCTCTGTTACCGAAACAAGTTGCGTTGTAGGCGAGTTGATGTGCTTGTTGGGGAGTATCCATCGCATCTCGTTCGGCTGCGACTTATTCCGATTGAAACACAAAGCTTTGAATAGATATTTCTCACCCAGGGAGGAGTCCGTGtggaaaaataaaattcctCTGATCGGATTGTTCAAtaggaaattaaaaaagtcCGTGTAAGTGATTGCGCGTGATTTCGTTACGCATGCATTCAGACCtgcaaatattttatcagtTGGCACATTATTCCAAATTATGTTGCGTTACTAATTCACTCACCGGTTTGACTTTGGCTGTAgcttatgttttgtattttttggaTTGCtaacttgtaaaaatatatatatagtttgaaCTATTGCTGCAAAATTTGATCACAGGTTGTCTGACGTCACAGACCAATTGATTATTCACAATGCTAGTTGTATTGAGGATTGTGTAAATattcaacattatttaatttagtcatataatattgtataatgagCCAGTGTGGCGTGTTCTAGCTGAGTATAAATTTGGTTGTATTTGTGTATTGGGATCATTTGTggccataataataataatatcagacGCCATTATGTGCTGCCCATAGCACATGAGCACTGCATCCCCTCCTGCggaatatgtatgtgtaatttgtatttagttTTTGAGATATGTCTCCCCTCCAAATATATACGCACGCCactgttaataataatcataccgtTTGAAACTTTAATTGGCTTTTTATTCAGTAATTACGGTTGGTTATTTGAATGAAACACATTTGACGTCATAATgataaaacagttttaatgaCATAGACAAGATTAGTTTGTccacgtttatatattttttctcatcATCAACGATGCCTTaacattatgacgtcacaaacATTTATAAAGCGTCTTTTCGTTTAATAGTTTGTACAATATTGATTCActatttttcattcaaatatcCAATTGAGTATCAAAAATGAAACCTGAAGAGATTAAagttatattgtttttcttGTTTCCAGGGAAGGTTGCCCGGTTGGTCCTGGGTTCACACTAAGCAAGGTGTTCACCTTGACGCCGCTCTTAGCGAATAACAAGGACAAGTGGGGCCTCGCTCTCGACGGTCAGCTCAAGCATGAGGATACCAACCTTGCTTCTAGCACACTGTAAGTACTGTTGGGCTTGGTTATATATTTGAGAAATGTGACAAGTATTGTGTACATTCGTAAATATATCACGTCCCAAGTATGGTGAtaagttacaacaacaacaacagcctgtaaattcccactgctgggctaaaggcctcctctccctttgaggagaaggttttgaacatattccaccacgctgttccaatgcgggttggtggaatacacatgtggcagaatttctatgaaatttgtcacatgcaggtttcctcacgatgttttccttcagcgctgagc from Vanessa cardui chromosome 1, ilVanCard2.1, whole genome shotgun sequence encodes the following:
- the LOC124533263 gene encoding beta-arrestin-1 isoform X1, translating into MTVKKMVRLTKQWCGGRGGTMDDGGSNKQRQATRVFKKSSPNGKITVYLGKRDFVDHITHVDPIVSDFVIDGVVLIDPEYVKDRKVFGHVLAAFRYGREDLDVLGLTFRKDLYLAAEQIYPPTSTPKRPLTRLQERLVRKLGPAAHPFYFELPPHCPASVTLQPAPGDTGKPCGVDYELKAFVADSQDDKPHKRNSVRLAIRKIMYAPSKQGEQPSVEVSKEFMMSPNKLYLEASLDKELYHHGENIAVNVHIANNSNRSVKRIKVSVRQFADICLFSTAQYKCTVAEAESEEGCPVGPGFTLSKVFTLTPLLANNKDKWGLALDGQLKHEDTNLASSTLIADPSQRENLGIIVQYKVKVKLCLGPLGGELSAELPFILMHPKPEEEAPRPAPEPAPLDHDLIQLDPHPDENGQEQDDDIIFEDFARLRLKGADADA
- the LOC124533263 gene encoding beta-arrestin-1 isoform X2; amino-acid sequence: MTVKKMVRLTKQWCGGRGGTMDDGGSNKQRQATRVFKKSSPNGKITVYLGKRDFVDHITHVDPIDGVVLIDPEYVKDRKVFGHVLAAFRYGREDLDVLGLTFRKDLYLAAEQIYPPTSTPKRPLTRLQERLVRKLGPAAHPFYFELPPHCPASVTLQPAPGDTGKPCGVDYELKAFVADSQDDKPHKRNSVRLAIRKIMYAPSKQGEQPSVEVSKEFMMSPNKLYLEASLDKELYHHGENIAVNVHIANNSNRSVKRIKVSVRQFADICLFSTAQYKCTVAEAESEEGCPVGPGFTLSKVFTLTPLLANNKDKWGLALDGQLKHEDTNLASSTLIADPSQRENLGIIVQYKVKVKLCLGPLGGELSAELPFILMHPKPEEEAPRPAPEPAPLDHDLIQLDPHPDENGQEQDDDIIFEDFARLRLKGADADA
- the LOC124533263 gene encoding beta-arrestin-1 isoform X3, which translates into the protein MDDGGSNKQRQATRVFKKSSPNGKITVYLGKRDFVDHITHVDPIVSDFVIDGVVLIDPEYVKDRKVFGHVLAAFRYGREDLDVLGLTFRKDLYLAAEQIYPPTSTPKRPLTRLQERLVRKLGPAAHPFYFELPPHCPASVTLQPAPGDTGKPCGVDYELKAFVADSQDDKPHKRNSVRLAIRKIMYAPSKQGEQPSVEVSKEFMMSPNKLYLEASLDKELYHHGENIAVNVHIANNSNRSVKRIKVSVRQFADICLFSTAQYKCTVAEAESEEGCPVGPGFTLSKVFTLTPLLANNKDKWGLALDGQLKHEDTNLASSTLIADPSQRENLGIIVQYKVKVKLCLGPLGGELSAELPFILMHPKPEEEAPRPAPEPAPLDHDLIQLDPHPDENGQEQDDDIIFEDFARLRLKGADADA
- the LOC124533263 gene encoding beta-arrestin-1 isoform X4, which codes for MDDGGSNKQRQATRVFKKSSPNGKITVYLGKRDFVDHITHVDPIDGVVLIDPEYVKDRKVFGHVLAAFRYGREDLDVLGLTFRKDLYLAAEQIYPPTSTPKRPLTRLQERLVRKLGPAAHPFYFELPPHCPASVTLQPAPGDTGKPCGVDYELKAFVADSQDDKPHKRNSVRLAIRKIMYAPSKQGEQPSVEVSKEFMMSPNKLYLEASLDKELYHHGENIAVNVHIANNSNRSVKRIKVSVRQFADICLFSTAQYKCTVAEAESEEGCPVGPGFTLSKVFTLTPLLANNKDKWGLALDGQLKHEDTNLASSTLIADPSQRENLGIIVQYKVKVKLCLGPLGGELSAELPFILMHPKPEEEAPRPAPEPAPLDHDLIQLDPHPDENGQEQDDDIIFEDFARLRLKGADADA